In Salvelinus namaycush isolate Seneca unplaced genomic scaffold, SaNama_1.0 Scaffold138, whole genome shotgun sequence, a single window of DNA contains:
- the LOC120036519 gene encoding uncharacterized protein LOC120036519, whose amino-acid sequence MPVTELPQGPNCSSLATGELLLHYLKVSAPLVEVLVSAVFGKSSLAAEVLLCWWSGKLSCCTLASPLGQQGRGTSCWNWGKPGQVNSTP is encoded by the exons ATGCCTGTTACTGAACTACCACAAG GTCCTAACTGTTCCAGCCTGGCCACTGGAGAATTGTTGCTGCACTACCTCAAG GTTTCTGCCCCCCTGGTTGAGGTCCTAGTGTCTGCCGTGTTTGGAAAG AGCTCGTTGGCTGCTGAAGTGTTGCTGTGCTGGTGGAGCGGGAAG CTCTCCTGTTGTACACTGGCAAGCCCTCTTGGTCAGCAAGGAAGAGGGACGTCTTGTTGGAACTGGGGAAAACCAGGCCAAGTCAATTCAACCCCATGA